In Xyrauchen texanus isolate HMW12.3.18 chromosome 45, RBS_HiC_50CHRs, whole genome shotgun sequence, a single window of DNA contains:
- the slc38a4 gene encoding sodium-coupled neutral amino acid transporter 4 has translation MSTQAYFSFPNASVNMSRIELKKVCTEADDESSVDDPYTEPIDSEKATISSQFLDEDDGESQKFLSNGMMMKKKKYEQEEYHPGHASFGMSVFNLSNAIMGSGILGLSFAMANTGILLFVILLLGVAILSLYSVHLLLVTAKEGGSLIYEKLGERAFGWPGKMAAFGSITLQNIGGKTFLVIVLYELPEVIKAFLGLEEYSGEWYLNGNYVVVFVSIVIILPLSMLKNLGYLGYTSGFSLSCMVFFVGVLIYKKTILPCPLPFFYQHESNMSINGSDALDLYALQNASALAYVSDAAMNGPHLDPHTPVHDTTVQFTPHHEDAEMCTPKYFVFNSQTAYTVPILAFAFVCHPEVLPIYSELKDRTQRKMQAVSNLSILAMLVMYLLSALFGYLTFYDHVEAELLHTFTKVYKFDTMLLLVRLAVLTAVTLTVPIVLFPIRSSVITLCFSGKTFSWIRHFIIAAVILAFNNLLVIFVPTIRDIFGFIGSSAATMLIFILPAAFYLRLVKSVPLRSPQKISAAIFLVVGIVFMIGSLSLITLDWIHNPPGSKGAH, from the exons GCTTACTTTTCCTTCCCCAACGCATCTGTAAACATGAGCCGGATTGAGCTGAAGAAAGTGTGCACGGAGGCGGATGACGAGAGCAGCGTGGACGATCCCTACACAGAACCCATCGATTCAGAGAAAGCCACCATAAGCAG TCAGTTTCTGGACGAAGACGACGGCGAGAGCCAGAAGTTTCTCTCTAACGgaatgatgatgaagaagaagaaatatGAGCAGGAAGAATAT CACCCGGGTCACGCGTCGTTTGGTATGTCCGTCTTTAACCTCAGTAATGCCATCATGGGCAGTGGCATTCTGGGACTGTCCTTCGCCATGGCCAACACTGGCATCTTGCTATTTGT AATTCTTCTGCTTGGAGTCGCTATCCTGTCACTGTACTCCGTTCATTTGTTATTGGTGACGGCCAAAGAGGGAG GCTCGCTGATCTACGAGAAGCTCGGAGAGAGAGCTTTTGGCTGGCCGGGAAAAATGGCAGCATTTGGATCTATAACTCTACAGAACATTGGAGGTAAAACATTTCTCGTTATTGTCTTGTAT GAGCTGCCTGAGGTGATAAAAGCGTTCCTCGGCCTGGAGGAGTATTCTGG tgaaTGGTACCTGAATGGTAATTATGTGGTGGTGTTTGTGTCCATCGTGATCATTCTGCCGCTCTCCATGCTGAAGAACCTCG GGTATCTCGGGTACACTAGTGGCTTTTCTCTCTCCTGTATGGTCTTCTTCGTGGGCGTG TTGATCTATAAGAAGACGATTCTCCCGTGCCCTCTTCCCTTCTTTTACCAACACGAGTCGAACATGAGTATAAACGGCTCTGATGCGTTGGATCTGTACGCACTGCAGAACGCATCGGCGCTTGCGTACGTCTCTGACGCGGCGATGAACGGACCTCACCTGGATCCTCACACACCTGTCCACGACACCACTGTCCAGTTCACACCTCACCACGAAGACGCCGAGATGTGCACGCCCAAATACTTTGTGTTCAATTCTCAG aCTGCTTACACTGTTCCTATTCTGGCCTTTGCATTCGTGTGTCACCCTGAAGTTCTGCCCATCTACAGCGAACTGAAAGA TCGTACTCAGAGGAAAATGCAGGCTGTATCAAACCTGTCAATCTTGGCAATGCTGGTTATGTATCTGCTTTCTGCCCTGTTTGGATATCTGACATTCTATG atcatGTGGAGGCAGAGTTGTTGCACACCTTCACTAAGGTGTACAAGTTTGATACAATGCTTCTGTTGGTGCGTTTGGCTGTGTTGACGGCTGTGACGTTGACCGTTCCCATAGTACTGTTTCCT atTCGTTCGTCAGTCATCACGCTGTGTTTCTCAGGGAAAACCTTCAGCTGGATCAGACACTTCATCATCGCCGCTGTTATACTGGCATTTAATAACCTGCTCGTGATCTTCGTCCCCACCATCAGAGACATCTTTGGCTTCATCG GTTCGTCTGCTGCCACAATGCTCATCTTTATTCTTCCGGCAGCGTTTTACCTGCGACTGGTGAAGAGTGTTCCTCTCAGATCACCACAGAAAATATCA GCGGCCATTTTTCTGGTGGTGGGAATCGTCTTCATGATCGGCAGTTTGTCTCTCATCACATTAGACTGGATCCACAACCCTCCCGGCTCTAAAGGTGCTCACTAA